A window of Bacillus toyonensis BCT-7112 genomic DNA:
AAAGAGAGTAGAAAAATACAAGGTTCACAAATAAATCCACAAGTGCAAAGTCGCTACACTGTTTTAATGAATTCTACTGAGGGAGAAGCGTATACTTTGCATGTTTTTTCGAATAATGAACAACATGAAACGCAAAAAGAACCTTGGGTTGGTGCACAAGAAGGGGATCAAATATATAAAGGTGAATATCAGCTTGCCTTACAATCTACAAGCGCGACATTATATTTGCAAGAGGCGAAAATTGGAGAGTTTGTATTTAATACGTCTAGAAAAAATGGATTTGTAAGTAAAGGTACACCAGATTTTTTCATAGCACTGCAACGTGAGTCTTCTAATTTTTCAACAGTGAAAGCTTTTTACATTCATAAAGGGAAAGTGCTCGAAGTGAAAATTGATGAAGATGATTTTGGTATTACAGGAACTTGTTTTAAAGCTTTAAATAAAGGGAAGTTTCTTATTGGGAATTATGATAATGGAGAAGGAATGTGGTATTTTTCAACTTTCCAAACCGATCTTGAAACGGGAAAAGCGAAACGGATTGATCAGAAAAAGCTTCCTTTGGAGGAAGGGAATGTATATGTTAAGGACAATTTCAAATGATACATTAGGAGAAGCAACTTATGGTAGTATGCTAGATTGCTATGAAGAACAAGATCAGAATGTATCTTCTTTCTGTTAATAAAAATAAAGGGATTGCCAATAGGCAGTCTCTTTTATTTGCGAAAGGATTTAGAAAGGTTTCTCTTTATTTCCGGCATATGATATCATTTAATTTTATATACAAAAATATTCGAGTAATTGTGATCATAACAATTTTAAACGATAAAGGATGATAATAGATTGAGTAATCATAGTAAAACACCTGCATGTATATATACGTATGCGTTTCGCGAAGAGGAGCGTGCTTTATGTTACTTGGAAATGCGCTCGTTCTTTGGGATGGAGTCTCACGTTAATATTTTGAAAAGTGAAGTCAAGATTGCTCCGAGTAGAAGTCCGTTTATTAAAGAGCGCGTTGAGGTTATGTATGAAGGGGACGACTTAGAAAGCATTTTAGAACAAGTGGAACAAATTGATTTAGCGGGAGCGACATTCAAAGTTATCTTCGTTAAAATCAATGATCTTGGTAAAGAAAATAAAATTGAATATGGGGAAAGACGCCTTATTGAACGAGACCTCGGTATGCATATTGAAGGAGAAGCAGACGTTCGTAATCCAGAGCGCGTATTCGGGATTGTTCCTCTTGGAGGACGTTGGTACTTCGGGCACTATGTAGAAAGTGATCCAGTTTGGTATCATCACATAAAAAAACCGCATAGCTATTCGACATCACTGAGCACACGTGTTGCTAGAGCTGTCGCAAATATCGCTGTACCAAACCCAGATGGAGTACGAGCAATTGACCCGTGCTGTGGCATTGGAACAGTAGTGGTAGAAGCACTTTCTATGGGGATTAACATCGTTGGTAGAGATATAAATCCACTTGTAGTTCTTGGAACGAGAAAAAACATCGCACATTTCGGGTTTGAAGGAACAGTAACAAAAGGCCCAATTGAAGAAATTACTGAGAACTACGACGTCGCAATTATCGATATGCCATACGACCTATTTACGCACGCAACACCAGAAGATCAACTCTCGATTCTTTCAAGTGCGCGCCGTATCGCAAAAAAAGTAGTCGTTGTCACGATGGAAACAATGGACGACATGATTCATGAAGCGGGATTTGAAATTACAGACCGCTGTATCACAAGAAAAGGATCATTTTCTAGACAAATTCTTGTTTGTGAATAAGAAAAAAGGTCACCCGTTAGGGTGGCCTTTTTGGTTTGTATGAATGTGTGATTGGTTGGTGGAATGGGGAGATGATTTGTCGATAAGTCGATATACTATGTTGAACCGCTAATATATTTCGAGAATCAATCGATGTTAGATTCCTCTTCTTTCGTTTTCTCTTGTTGTACGATTAATAAATTGCGCAATACGTGTCCGCGGTAACTTTCTAGTTTTCGTCCTTCATGATAGCGGACACCTAATTTTTTAAGTTCAGCTACGTACCAGCCTTTTGTTCCGTAATACATGAGACCACTTCCTTTTTTCTTTTGAACAGTATATGTTGTGGGGATTTGGAACTTTCTCATCAAATTAATATTGAATATTCAGTTTATTTATATTATGATTAATTTAGTATCGGATGGCAGTGAGTAGCCTCGCTGTAAGCCCGGATTTATATTTGAAAATGAAGAGAGTAGCTTCTTTCCACTTGAGCTTCTTTAGCAGGAGTACGAGCTAGAAGGATAAGGGGAGTAAATAAAATTCAATGCAGCTGTATACGATGCTTTTCTGGCTTTTAACATAGTAACGGAGGGTGAAATATGCGCAAAGGAACTTTTTTCATGGCTGGACATTCGAGACTTCCGAAAGGGATGGCGGTTCGCAGTATGTACGAAACGTTAACAATTACAATTGAAGCAGATCATAAATATCATGTCATTATTGAAGCGTCATGTACGCTTGCAACAGAGCACGGGAGAGGCTTCGTCGCCCAAATTTTAAGAGGACATAGTTTACGAGATGGTATTGAAGAAATTGTGCAAGATATTACAGATCATTATCAAGGAAAAGCGCAAAATGCTATCGTCAGTGCGGTCAAAGATTTGCATCGCCAATATGTAAGTTATTTAAATGATGAAAAGCCTGTGGAAGAGTACGAGGAAACAAATTTATAATCAATGTCTAGTTTATAACGATAAATGAGAGCCAGTTGTATTTCCTTTAAAGAGATGCGACTGGCTTATTTTATTTGGGAGTAAGTAAGATGAATACGTGAAAAGAAATTCAAGTTGTAAAACAAGAAGCGAAAAAAGGGGATTTATAAAATGTGTAAAGTATGTCGAGGAAATAATAAAAAACGAATTGACAGTTATAATATTTAGAATTATTATTTAATTAATAAGATCCATTCGAGAAATTAGCCTTCTCTAAATTCGATCTTGTTTTCCTGTTTACACATGTTTTCATATGAACTGTCTATTATTATTGTACTTTAAGAGATTAAAGACACTCGTAATGATAAGCCAGTTGTACGTTTCTACGATTTTCTGTCGTGGTGCGTATGACTGGCTTTTTGCTGTTAGGGCAGTAAGACCAAATCTCGGCATAAGAAGATAAGGATAACTGTCTGTAAAAAGCGTCAATACGTTCTTCATATTTCATTTAGGGAGGAATTGAAATGTCGATTATTACAGAACAAAGTACGAAGATGAAGTTTGCAAAAAAATATGAGGGTTATGAAATTATTCCTCATCCGGAGCATAAACGTTTATATCATATTATGTTAAATCAGCAATTGCTTAAGCAGTTTTTTGAAGAGGTAAAAGAGCATTCAGAGCAGTCATTACAATACATTCCGTATTCACGGTTTAATCTTGCTGATGGAATGAGAAAGATTTTTGGGCAATCATTTATGGATAACATTCGCGGCATTATTCATGACCGTGAAACGGGCGGATTTACAATTGGGGTGCAAGGTGAAACGGCAGATCCAGCAGATTACGTGAAATTTGCAACAGCAATAACACATTTAATTGGGGCACCAAACTTCGATGCAATGACAGGAACGTATTATGCAAGATTTAATGTGAAAGATACGGATAGTAGTGATTCTTACCTTCGTCAAGCGTACCGATTGTTTACACTTCATACGGACGGTACATTCGTTGATGAACCGACAGATTGGCTTCTTATGATGAAAATGGAAGAGCAAAATGCAGTAGGAGGAGAATCTCGTTTACTACATTTAGACGATTGGGAAGATCTTCAAAAATTTAGAAACCATTCACTCGCATCTGTTAAAATTACGTATAAAGCACCACCAAGTAAAAATGCGCAAGAAATCGTCTATCGTGAAACGTTTTTTGATATAAATAACGCACCATGTATTTGCTTTATTGATCAGTTCGCTTATCCAGATAATATGGAACAAGCAAACTATTTGAAAGACTTATCCTATTCAGTTGAAAACTCACAGGCAACACATGCATTAAAATTACCAGTTGGTGACTTAGTTCTTTTAAACAATTTATTTTGGATGCACGGAAGAGCTGCATTTGAGAAGAATAAAGATTTATATAGAGAACTCATGCGTCAGCGCGGTTGTTTTTCTAAATAATATGTACGGCAGGTCTTTTGAATAGACCTGCCTTTTATCCCGCTATTTGCCGGGCAGTAAAACTCCCACCTTAAAATTCGGCTGAAGCAAAGAAGTTAGGTGGAAGATTAACTGCCTGTAAACGCCCGATTGGTGAAGACTAATAATCAGTGGGGATGGACGAAACCCCACTGATTAAAGTTTCACTTTATACGATTAAGGGGGAATTAGAGTGTATGACTTTATAATTATTGGCGGAGGAATTGTTGGTCTATCAACTGGAATGGCTTTAACGAAAAAATTCCCTCGTGCGAAAGTCGCGATCATTGAAAAAGAAAAGGAACTTGCACACCATCAAACTGGACATAATAGCGGAGTAATTCATTCTGGCATTTATTATAAACCAGGGAGTTATAAAGCGAAGTTTGCCAAAGAAGGAAATGCAGCTATGGTTCAATTTTGTAAAGAAAATGACATCGCTTATGACATGTGCGGAAAAGTAATTGTCGCTACAGAAAGAGAAGAACTTCCTCTTTTACATAACTTATATGAGAGAGGCTTACAAAACGATTTACACATTTCAAAAATAGATAAGGAAGAATTAGCTGAAATTGAACCTCATGTAAAGGGACTAGGGGCCATCCGTGTTCCTTCTTGCGGGATTGCTGATTATAAAGGAGTCAGTTATGCATTTGCTCGCTTAATTCAAGAAAGCGGCGGTGAAGTACACTTAGGAACAACCGCAGAGCGTATTACTGAGAAAAAAGATGCTGTAACAATTGAGACAAACAAAGGCACATTTAAAACGAAATTTCTCATTAACTGCGCTGGCTTGCATAGTGATCGCATTGCGAAAAAGACAGGTATATTAACTGATATGAAAATTGTTCCGTTTCGTGGTGAATATTACGAACTTGTCCCAGAAAAACGCCATCTTGTAAAACATTTAATTTATCCAGTTCCAAACCCAGAATTCCCGTTTTTAGGTGTTCATTTTACAAGAATGATAAACGGAGACGTACATGCAGGACCAAACGCAGTAGTAAGCTTCAAGCGCGAAGGTTATACGAAAACGGACTTTAATATGAAAGACTTCATGGAAACAATGACATACACAGGCTTTTGGAAAATGGCGATGCCAAATATGAAAGAAGGCATAAAAGAGATGGTGCGCTCATTTAGTAAACAATCATTTTTAAAAAGCTTACAGCGCCTCATACCAGAACTAACAGAGAAAGATATCGTGCCAACACATGCAGGGGTAAGGGCACAAGCTATTTTATCAAACGGAAATATGGTTGATGACTTTTGCATTATTCCTGGCATCAATTCTCTACATATTTGTAATGCACCATCTCCAGCTGCAACGGCAAGTATAAAGATTGGTGAGGAAATTGCTAAGCAAGTGCCGGATGTGGTGGCGGTGAGGGTTTGATGGATCCCCCAGGGTTTTCGGGGGATTTTTTTGTTATGAGGTATGGTGAGTGTGGGGCTAAATTGGAGGCTAATAGTCACCAACTGTTTACTGTATAAAAAAGTAGACAGTAGTGTATGTTTTTTTGAAAAATGTATACAGATTTATTCCGCTATTCGCCGGGCAGTAAGACCCTCGCCTCAAAATTCAGCGAAAGCAAAGAAATTAGGTGGGGATCGGGCTGCACGTAAAAGCCCGATTGGTGTGGGCTAATAATCAGTCGGGGATGGACAAACTCCCTACTGATTAAAGTTTCACTTTATACTCTATCCGTTGGCATGATACTTGCAATGAAAATAGTATTAATATATAGGGGAGAGATAGAAATGAAGGTTAGCAAAATATACACAACTATTGATGCGCACGTAGCTGGGGAACCGCTTCGAATTATTACGGGCGGCGTGCCAGAGATAAAGGGAGAAACGCAACTAGAAAGACGCGCATACTGTATGGAACATTTGGATCACCTTCGTGAAATTCTTATGTATGAACCGAGAGGGCATCACGGGATGTATGGTTGTATCGTTACACCGCCTGCAAGTGCTCACGCTGATTTTGGTGTTTTATTTATGCACAATGAAGGCTGGAGTACGATGTGCGGCCACGGCATTATTGCTGTTATTACAGTAGGAATTGAAACAGGTATGTTTGAAGTGACTGGTGAAAAGCAAAAATTCATTATTGATAGCCCTGCCGGGGAAGTTATTGCGTACGCAAAGTTTAACGGGAGTGAAGTAGAGTCAGTATCATTTGAAAATGTTCCTTCGTTTGTATATAAAAAAGACGTTCCTATCAAAATAGATAACTATGAATTTCAAGTAGATATCGCGTTTGGTGGAGCCTTTTATGCTGTAGTGGATAGTAAAGAATTTGGTTTGAAAGTCGATTTCAAAGACTTACCTGCTATTCAAACGTGGGGCGGAAAAATTAAACATGATATTGAAAGTCAAATGGAAGTAAAACATCCATTGGAAGAAGGTTTAAAAGGAATATACGGTGTTATTTTCTCAGATGAACCGAAAGAAAAAGATGCTACTTTACGAAATGTGACAATCTTTGCTGACGGGCAAGTAGACCGTTCTCCTTGCGGCACAGGAACTTCTGCGAGACTCGCAACTCTTTTTGAAAAAGGTGCCTTACAAAAGGGAGAAACTTTTATCCACGAATGTATCACAGATGGTCATTTTGTGGGAGAAGTATTATCTGTAACAGAGGTAGCTCAATATGAAGCAATCGTTCCGAAAGTAACCGGGCAGGCATTTATTACAGGATTTCATCAGTTTGTATTAGATCCGAGAGATGATTTGAATCGGGGATTTTTGTTAGGATAAAGTGAAACTTTAATCAGCGGAGGGGTTTATCCTCCATTGATTATTAGCCCACACCAATCGGGTTTTTACGGGCAGTTGATCTCCCATATAACTTCTTTGTCCAACCGAATTTTCAGATGGGAGTCTTACTGCCCGTTAATACGGGATAGAAGGAGGAGGTGGAAAGATATGCTAGTTATAAGCGCAGAAGAACAAAGAAATTTAGTAAATATGAACGAAGTCATTGCATACGCGGCGCTTGCTTTACAAGAATTTTCCGCAGAAAGAACAATCACACCAATACGTACTTCATTACCATTTGCAAGCGAACAAAATACGGCATTAATTATGCCTTCAGTAGCGGAAGGACTTGAGGCGCTCGGCTTAAAAGTAGTAACAGTCGCCCCGCAGAACAAAAAGATAGGAAAGAAAACGATAAACGGGATTGTAATGCTATCAGATTTTCAAACGGGAGAACCACTCGCACTTTTAGAAGGATCGTACTTAACGATGATCCGAACAGGTGCCTTATCAGGAGTAGCAACAAAACATTTAGCTCGTCATAACGCAAAAACTTTATGTATTATTGGAACCGGTGAACAGGCGAAAGGAATTGCAGAAGCAGTATTAGCGGTTAGAAATATTGAAAAGGTCATTTTATACAATCGAACGGAAGAAAAAGCGTATGCATTCGCGCAACATATACAAACGACATTCGGCAAACCTGCTTACGTTTATAGAAATCCAAATGAAGCGATAAGCGAAGCAGACATCATCGTCACAACAACAAATGCATCCACACCAGTCTTCTCAGAAAAACTACAAAAAGGTGTCCACATAAACGCCGTCGGTTCATTCAGACCGAGCATGCAAGAACTACCATCTCACGCCATCGCGAACGCAAACAAAGTAGTAGTCGAATCAAAAGAAGCAGCATTAGAAGAAACGGGCGATCTTCAAGTGCCAATAAAAGAAGGTTTATTTAAAGCTAGCGACATACACGCCGAACTTGGTCAAATTATAAGCGGTGAAAAAGCTGGTAGAGAGAATGAGGAAGAGATTACTATTTTCAAATCAGTTGGCTTGGCCGTAGTAGATATTATCGTTGCGAAGTATTTGTATGAGAAAGCGGTGGAGCATGGGATAGGGAATAGGATTGAGTTTTGAGGCTGCCTTTTGGTGGTCTTTTTTTGTGGGAGGTATTCGTTTCTATTAATAGATTTAAAACTTTCAACATTTACAAAAAAGTTTGACTTTATATACTGGTAGTGGTAATTTAAAACTTATAAGAAAACTCGAGAATTAATCGAGTTTTCTTATGGGTATAAACAGTTCGAGGGGGCCGAAAGATGAAACGGAAGTTATTTGCATTACCATTTGTCCTAATACTACTTATTGCATTAGCGGCTTGTTCTGGGGAAAAAGATTCTTCGAAGCAAGCGGGCACTAGTAAGTCAGGGAATCCGAAAGATGGAGGGGCGTTAACGATTGGTGTTAGCGATAATCCAGATACGATGAATCCGCTTTATGCGAATGATCGTGTGTCATTAACTGTGCAGCAAGCTTTATATGCGCCGCTATATCACATGGAAGACGGTAAGAAAAAGTTTGTTCTTGCTGAGAGCTTTACGCCTTCAGAAGATCAATTAACGTGGACGTTGAAATTAAAAGATAATTTAAAATGGCATGATGGTAAGAAAATTACATCAGACGATATAGCATTTACATTCCAATCTATTTTAGATGAGAAGCAAAATAGCTCAAGTCGTGAAAACTTTATTTTTAAAGGAAAACCGCTTGAGGTGAAAAAAGTAGATGAGTTAACGACTCAATTTGTTTTACCGCAAGTAAGTGCATCTTTCGAAGGTGTAATGAATGATTTCTTCCCAATTCCGAAACATGTATTTGAAGGGGAAGCAGATTTAGCGAAGAGTACGAAAAACTTACAGCCTGTTGGATCAGGTCCGTTTAAGTTTAAAGAGTATAAATCAGATGAGTACGTTGCATTAGATCGATTCGATGATTATGTAGGTGGTAAAGCTAAATTAGACTCTATCGTATATCGTGTTGTAAAAGACCGTAATACAGCAAATGTTTCACTGCAAAATGGTCAAATCAACATGAAGATGATTGAGCCGCAAGACTTTAAGAAATTAGATAGCACTGGGAACTTCTCAATGGTGACATTCCCTGAAGGTAGATTATTCTACTTATCTTATAACATGAATACAGATTTGATGAAGAAAAAAGAAGTACGCCAAGCAATTGCGCATGCGTTAGATAAAAAAGAAATGATTAACTCAGCATTCGTTTCAGGTGAATTTGCAGAACCAGCAAATTCAATCTTAACGCCAGACGCTATGTATTATGCGAAAGATATTAAAGACTATAAGTATGATAAAAAAGAAGCGAAAGATTTATTAGCAAAAGCTGGTGTGAAAGATAAAGAAAAAGTACGAGTTATGTATGTAACGAATAATAAAATTATGGAAAGCTTAGCGCTATATACACAACAAAAATTACAAGAAGTTGGCTTACAAGTTGAACTAAATGCATTAGATGCTAGTGCGGCAAGCGAAAAAGGCTTAGATAAAGAGAATAAAGAATATGACATTACATTTGGTGGTTACATTATGGGACCTGAGCCAGATTCATATAAGAGCTTATTCTTAAGTAATGCGGAATACAATTATGCACGATATAAAAACGCTGATTTCGATAAGTTATGGGAAGAAGCTGCAGTTGAAACAGATAAAACAAAACGCGCAGAGCTATACCATAAAATTCAAGAGACAGCGAGAGAAGACGTACCTTATCTACCAATCGCATATCCGAAAGCAGTTATTGCAGTAGATAAAAAGTTTGATGGATTGAAAGAAGCGAAAGCAATTCCTGTCACAATGTTTGAAGATCTATCTAAGATTTATGAAGTGAAATAAGAAACAGTAAAGAAGCTGGTGGAAATCAGCTTCTTTATCCCGCTTAACGGGCAGTAAGGCTCCCGCCTCAAAACTCGATGAATGCGAGGAAGTAAGGCGGGAGTCGTCGGATTGTCCGTTAAAGCCTAATTGGTGCAGGCTGATTAAAGTTTCGCTTTATCCTGAGGGGGGAAGTTTGTGTATAAAGTAATTGCAAAGAGGCTTTTAAATGCAATTCCACTTTTATTTGTTATTTCTATTATTTCTTTTCTATTAATAAAATTAGCGCCAGGGGATCCGGTTCGAAACTTTGTCACGCCGAATATGAGTCCAATTGACGTGGAGCGTATTCGCAAAAGTTTAGGACTAGATCAACCCATTTACGTGCAGTATTTTTTATGGTTGAAAAACATTTTAACAGGAAACTTTGGTTACTCACTTCAAAATCATCGTCCTGTTTTGGAACTTATCACAGAAAGATTACCTGCAACAATTGGGTTAATGGGATCATCTTTACTCGTCTCATTCGTAATCGCAATACCACTTGGATTATTTACAGGTGTGAAAAAGAATTCATACTTTGACCGCATTATAAACTTTATTTCATACGTTGGTATTTCTATGCCGGTTTTCTGGTTTGCACTACTATTAGTCTACTTATTCTCTTTAAAATTGAACCTATTTCCGAGTATGGGTATGCGCACCGTAGGTAAAGATTCTGTCTGGGATATTGTGCAACACGGCATTTTACCTTGCATGGTGCTAGCGTTCCAAAACGTATCTGTTTATATGAGATATATTCGTTCAAGTACGATTCAGCAATTAGAAGAAGAATATGTACAAATTCAATATGCGTACGGTGCTTCAAAGAAAACAGTGTTATTTAATCACGTGCTTCGAAATGTATTAATACCGATCATTACAATTTTCGGATTATCGATTCCAAGTTTAGTAGGCGGAGCGTTTATTACGGAGACAGTATTCTCATGGCCAGGACTTGGTTCACTTGGGGTAAATGCTATTTTTAGATTTGATTATCCGATTATCATGGCAATTACATTACTATCATCATTCATGTTAATTCTCGGTAACTTAATTGCTGATATTTTATATGGCGTAGTAGATCCGCGCATTCGCATGAGGGGGTGATTTGGAATGAATAATAGGAGATTTCAAACGATAAAAAGTAGTTTTACGAAAAATAAGTTTGTAGTAATGGGAGTTATTATACTTTCGGTTTTAACGATCGCATCAATTTTTGCATTCGTATCGCCATACGATCCTAGTAAAATGTCGATTCCAGATCGTTTACAAGAACCGAGTTTAAGTCATCCTTTCGGAACGGATGATTATGGAAGGGATTACTTAACGAGGGCGTTATATGGCGGACGCGTTTCACTTGCAGTCGGTTTCCTTGCGATGGTTGTTTCTATTACAATCGGCACTGCAGTTGGAACAATTAGCGGATATTTTGGCGGAAAGTTAGACAACTTTTTAATGCGAGTTGTTGAAGTACTTATGTCAATTCCATCATTCTTTTTAATGCTACTATTAAATGCGTATTTAAAACCAGGAATTACGACGTTAGTTCTTATTATTGGATTACTAACGTGGATGGACACTGCGCGTATCGTAAGGGCAGAAACGTTATCTGTAAAAGAGCGAGAGTACGTTTTATACGCAAAAGTATCAGGACAAAAATCACTCATGATAATTGTAAGACATATCATTCCTAACATTTTATCAACCATTATAATCGCCGCGACATTAACTATTGCGACATCGATTTTAATGGAATCATCACTTAGCTTCTTAGGATTAGGTATTAGAGAACCAGATTCTTCTTGGGGCAGCATGCTAAACAATGCGCAAGGATATATTGGTGAAGCTTGGTATTTAACACTCTTCCCAGGATTTCTTATCCTTTTAACGGTACTTAGTTTTAACGTAATTGGTGAAGCGCTTAAGAAAGCTTTCGCGCCAAAAGGAGCTGGACATGAAAACTAACGTGTTAAGTGAAAGGAGTGAGAAACGTGTCTGAAAAACTACTAGAAGTGAAAAATTTAAAGACTTCTTTTTTCATAGAAAGTGGCGAAGTTGAAGCAGTTCGCGGCGTTACATTCCGCTTAAATAAAGGAGAAGTAGTCGGTATCGTTGGGGAGTCTGGAAGCGGAAAGAGTGTAATGGCAAAGTCCGTTATGTCTCTCGTTACGTCGCCAGGGAAAGTGAAAGAAGGAGAGATTCTTTTTCATAATGAAAACATCCTTTCTAAATCTGAAAAAGAATTGCGTTCTATTCGAGGAAATCAAATTTCACTTATCTCTCAAGATCCAATGTCGGCGCTAAATCCAGTCGTGAAAATTGGGAAGCAAATGACGGAAGTAATTATACGACATCAAAAAGTGAAAAAGAAAGAAGCAGAGCAAATCGCGGTCAACTTGTTAAAACAAGTCGGTCTTTCTTCACCAGAAGAAAGGGTGAAACAATATCCGCATGAACTAAGCGGAGGTATGAAGCAGCGAGTTATGATCGCAATGGCGATGTCTTGTAACCCTGACCTTCTCATTGCGGACGAACCGACGACAGCACTTGATGTAACGATACAAGCACAAATACTAGATTTAATGAAAAACTTAAAAAACGAAACGAACATGGCGTTACTTCTTATTACGCATGACTTAGGAATAGTCGCACAAAACTGTACACGCGTTATCGTTATGTATGGCGGACTTATTATGGAAGAAGGACCTGTACTTGATATTTTCCAATCGCCGAATCATCCATATACGAAAGGGCTATTAAACTCTCTGCCAAAAATAGCGAACGGCGTAAAAGAAAGACTCGCTCCGATTCAAGGTGTAACACCAAACTTATTAAACCCACCACAAGGTTGCCCGTTCGCAGAGCGTTGCCCGCATGCGATGGACATTTGTGAAAAAGAACGTCCACCATATTTTGAAATCGGAAACGAAAGACGTTCCATGTGCTGGCTAAACGATAGGGCGGTAGGTGATTTTCATGCATGAAGAAAACTTAATTGAAGTTCGGAACTTAAAAAAGTATTTTCCTATTAAAAAAGGACTATTCGGCAGAAAAACAGAGCAATTAAAAGCAGTCGATGACTTAAGCTTCACTATTAAAAAGGGTGAAACATTCGGGTTAGTAGGAGAATCTGGATGCGGAAAATCAACGACAGGAAGAAGTATCATTCGCTTACACGATGTCACTTCAGGTAACGTTTTATTTGATGGAAAAGATATCGCAAGTTTAAAGGAAAGTGAACTAAAAGAATATCGAAAACGAATGCAAATCATTTTCCAAGATCCATACGCATCATTAAACCCGGCAATGAATGTATTCCAAATTATTAGCGAGCCAATGAACATTCACGGCTCTTACGAAAAAGAAGAACAAAAAGAAATCATATTAGACCTGCTCAAAAAGGTAGGATTAAAAGAAGAACACTTATATCGCTACCCGCACGAATTTAGTGGAGGCCAGCGCCAGCGCATCAGCATCGCGCGTGCACTATCTGTAAAACCGGACTTCATTTTATGCGACGAACCAATCTCAGCACTAGATGTCTCAGTCCAAGCGCAAGTCGTAAACATGCTGCAAGACATCCAAGAAGAAACAGGCGTCACATACTTATTCATCGCACATGACCTATCCATGGTAAGACACATATCAGACCGAATCGGAGTCATGTACTTAGGAAACATAGTAGAAATTGCCGACAGCGAAGACCTATACACAAAACCGGCACATCCATACACACAAGCACTACTCTCATCCATGCCAGAACCAGACCCAACAAACGCAGGAAAAGAACGAATCATTCTGCAAGGTGAAGTTCCAAGCCCGCTCAACTCACCATCCGGCTGCAAATTCAGAACGCGCTGCAAATTCGCCACTGAAAAATGCGCACAGGAAGTACCGAAAATGGTTGAGATTGCGAAAGGGCATCAGGTGGCCTGTCATTTGTTTTAGAGGGAGAGCACTAGGGGGGACCTGGTGCTTTTTTCTTTTGTGCTGGGGTGTGGGATTGGTTGTAGACTAATGGTCAGTGATTGTT
This region includes:
- a CDS encoding TRM11 family SAM-dependent methyltransferase; translated protein: MSNHSKTPACIYTYAFREEERALCYLEMRSFFGMESHVNILKSEVKIAPSRSPFIKERVEVMYEGDDLESILEQVEQIDLAGATFKVIFVKINDLGKENKIEYGERRLIERDLGMHIEGEADVRNPERVFGIVPLGGRWYFGHYVESDPVWYHHIKKPHSYSTSLSTRVARAVANIAVPNPDGVRAIDPCCGIGTVVVEALSMGINIVGRDINPLVVLGTRKNIAHFGFEGTVTKGPIEEITENYDVAIIDMPYDLFTHATPEDQLSILSSARRIAKKVVVVTMETMDDMIHEAGFEITDRCITRKGSFSRQILVCE
- a CDS encoding YflJ family protein, producing MRKFQIPTTYTVQKKKGSGLMYYGTKGWYVAELKKLGVRYHEGRKLESYRGHVLRNLLIVQQEKTKEEESNID
- a CDS encoding DUF3870 domain-containing protein; this encodes MRKGTFFMAGHSRLPKGMAVRSMYETLTITIEADHKYHVIIEASCTLATEHGRGFVAQILRGHSLRDGIEEIVQDITDHYQGKAQNAIVSAVKDLHRQYVSYLNDEKPVEEYEETNL
- the glaH gene encoding glutarate dioxygenase GlaH, with amino-acid sequence MSIITEQSTKMKFAKKYEGYEIIPHPEHKRLYHIMLNQQLLKQFFEEVKEHSEQSLQYIPYSRFNLADGMRKIFGQSFMDNIRGIIHDRETGGFTIGVQGETADPADYVKFATAITHLIGAPNFDAMTGTYYARFNVKDTDSSDSYLRQAYRLFTLHTDGTFVDEPTDWLLMMKMEEQNAVGGESRLLHLDDWEDLQKFRNHSLASVKITYKAPPSKNAQEIVYRETFFDINNAPCICFIDQFAYPDNMEQANYLKDLSYSVENSQATHALKLPVGDLVLLNNLFWMHGRAAFEKNKDLYRELMRQRGCFSK
- the lhgO gene encoding L-2-hydroxyglutarate oxidase; protein product: MYDFIIIGGGIVGLSTGMALTKKFPRAKVAIIEKEKELAHHQTGHNSGVIHSGIYYKPGSYKAKFAKEGNAAMVQFCKENDIAYDMCGKVIVATEREELPLLHNLYERGLQNDLHISKIDKEELAEIEPHVKGLGAIRVPSCGIADYKGVSYAFARLIQESGGEVHLGTTAERITEKKDAVTIETNKGTFKTKFLINCAGLHSDRIAKKTGILTDMKIVPFRGEYYELVPEKRHLVKHLIYPVPNPEFPFLGVHFTRMINGDVHAGPNAVVSFKREGYTKTDFNMKDFMETMTYTGFWKMAMPNMKEGIKEMVRSFSKQSFLKSLQRLIPELTEKDIVPTHAGVRAQAILSNGNMVDDFCIIPGINSLHICNAPSPAATASIKIGEEIAKQVPDVVAVRV
- a CDS encoding proline racemase family protein, with protein sequence MILAMKIVLIYRGEIEMKVSKIYTTIDAHVAGEPLRIITGGVPEIKGETQLERRAYCMEHLDHLREILMYEPRGHHGMYGCIVTPPASAHADFGVLFMHNEGWSTMCGHGIIAVITVGIETGMFEVTGEKQKFIIDSPAGEVIAYAKFNGSEVESVSFENVPSFVYKKDVPIKIDNYEFQVDIAFGGAFYAVVDSKEFGLKVDFKDLPAIQTWGGKIKHDIESQMEVKHPLEEGLKGIYGVIFSDEPKEKDATLRNVTIFADGQVDRSPCGTGTSARLATLFEKGALQKGETFIHECITDGHFVGEVLSVTEVAQYEAIVPKVTGQAFITGFHQFVLDPRDDLNRGFLLG